Proteins found in one Methanospirillum hungatei JF-1 genomic segment:
- a CDS encoding IS1182-like element ISMhu2 family transposase — protein sequence MSHRYNMIRGYGNEQQFLLPVNAMDWLSENDITYGILEILSILDISPFINKYRDDGRGSAFFDPRSMLGIIIYSMIRGEKSSRKIEMCCHYDIGYRIVANNLTPDHTTIYRFKKNNSKEIKSLFKQLSQIIVESGIARIGVLALDGSKFGCNASLSANKKLKYLEAELGRLFDESQEIDELENDDINIQDMEINRLPEHLSTKEKRKEVLNRAKEKLIERHDIESKKQEEKILDREKEELESGKKKRGRKPLEPKKEPSSDSKVNLTDPESQIMSTTNGWIQGYNGQIIVSENQFILAAMISDEQNDKKLLIPMLNELEDLFTGIHPSISPNILLSDAGYFSYPNSLAELDYGIQLIIPPSKERKIPEYSDNDGYISRMEMICRAICMGEIITFPELQSIGTFVWQSFMNREKQATTQEICKRVMEVRVKSPTGRELYRKRKYMVEPVFGNMKHNMRFRSFSQKGKENCEGEFFLAALVHNIKKLIRFEGIVKIKEFATNIIKPSRGSGFSYIFANTVCKVGIDTCRFIHQLVYFG from the coding sequence ATGTCTCATCGCTATAACATGATTAGAGGATATGGTAATGAACAACAATTTTTACTCCCTGTCAATGCGATGGACTGGCTATCTGAAAATGATATTACTTATGGCATATTAGAAATTCTTTCGATTCTCGATATTAGTCCATTTATTAATAAATATCGTGACGATGGTCGCGGTTCTGCCTTTTTTGATCCTCGTTCAATGCTTGGAATAATAATTTATTCAATGATTCGTGGAGAAAAATCTAGCAGAAAAATTGAGATGTGCTGCCATTATGATATTGGATATCGGATCGTCGCCAATAATCTTACACCTGACCATACAACGATCTATCGTTTCAAGAAGAATAATTCAAAAGAAATCAAATCCCTTTTTAAACAATTATCTCAAATTATCGTAGAATCCGGGATAGCAAGAATCGGTGTCCTAGCCCTCGATGGATCAAAATTTGGCTGTAATGCCTCTTTATCAGCCAATAAAAAATTAAAATACCTTGAAGCAGAGCTAGGTCGGCTTTTTGATGAATCACAGGAAATTGATGAGTTAGAAAACGATGATATAAATATTCAGGATATGGAGATTAACCGACTACCTGAGCATCTTTCAACAAAAGAAAAACGAAAGGAAGTTCTTAATCGGGCTAAAGAGAAATTAATTGAACGACATGATATCGAATCTAAAAAACAAGAAGAAAAGATTCTGGACCGCGAAAAAGAAGAATTAGAATCGGGTAAAAAGAAACGAGGTAGAAAGCCTTTAGAGCCTAAAAAAGAGCCATCTTCAGATTCAAAAGTAAATCTCACTGATCCTGAAAGTCAGATAATGTCAACCACCAATGGCTGGATTCAAGGGTATAATGGGCAGATTATCGTTTCTGAAAATCAATTTATCCTCGCTGCAATGATATCAGATGAGCAAAACGATAAAAAATTATTAATACCTATGCTAAATGAACTCGAAGACCTTTTTACGGGTATTCATCCATCAATTTCGCCTAATATACTACTATCTGATGCAGGTTATTTCTCATACCCGAATTCTTTAGCAGAATTGGATTATGGCATTCAACTCATCATCCCTCCTTCTAAAGAAAGAAAAATTCCAGAATATTCAGATAATGATGGGTATATCTCACGAATGGAAATGATATGTCGGGCGATTTGTATGGGAGAAATAATCACATTTCCGGAATTGCAAAGTATCGGGACGTTTGTTTGGCAATCTTTTATGAACAGAGAGAAACAAGCAACAACTCAGGAAATTTGTAAACGAGTTATGGAAGTACGTGTGAAATCCCCCACTGGTAGAGAGTTATATCGAAAACGAAAATACATGGTCGAACCAGTTTTTGGTAATATGAAACATAATATGAGGTTTAGGAGTTTCTCTCAAAAAGGGAAAGAGAATTGCGAGGGAGAATTCTTTTTAGCTGCATTAGTGCATAATATAAAAAAACTTATCAGATTTGAGGGTATAGTTAAAATTAAAGAATTTGCTACGAATATTATAAAACCGTCAAGAGGTTCAGGTTTTTCCTATATTTTTGCAAACACAGTATGTAAAGTGGGAATTGATACATGCAGGTTCATACATCAATTAGTCTATTTTGGTTGA
- a CDS encoding Coenzyme F420 hydrogenase/dehydrogenase, beta subunit C-terminal domain codes for MAAKGDMLYAWAKDAEIQKKGECGGAVTALLKHALETKMVDAVVAIKKGKDLYDAVPTVITNPEDIIQTAGSLHCGTLLIPKLIKKYLNGAKDMKLAVTCKGCDAMAFYELAKRNQINLDNIIMIGVNCGGSVSPVTARKMISNKFGVDPDTVHKEEIDKGQFIIEYEGGHKGIKIDELEEEGYGRRSNCRRCKMKIPRQADIAAGNWGVIGDKAGKATFLEICSEKGANLVNSAQSKGALEISPADPKGIDIRAKVEKAMFNLGDEWRHRDFEGMGKGKDRLKLMMSESSKCIKCYACVEACPICYCIECSTKKPWYIAPGVLPTSFMFHLIRFAHVSDSCINCGQCEELCPMEIPNALFMHSQQVEIEKMFGHIPGQDMTPPIHAFVEEKAERARLDATGTDSIYTNIFTDE; via the coding sequence ATGGCAGCTAAAGGTGATATGCTCTATGCTTGGGCAAAGGACGCAGAAATCCAGAAGAAAGGAGAGTGTGGTGGAGCAGTCACAGCACTTTTAAAACATGCCCTTGAAACTAAAATGGTCGATGCTGTAGTTGCCATCAAGAAGGGCAAAGATCTGTATGATGCAGTACCGACCGTCATTACCAATCCTGAAGACATCATCCAGACCGCCGGGTCATTGCATTGTGGCACACTCCTTATCCCTAAACTGATCAAGAAATATCTGAACGGTGCAAAGGATATGAAGCTCGCAGTCACCTGTAAGGGCTGTGATGCTATGGCATTCTATGAGCTGGCAAAGCGGAACCAGATAAACCTTGATAACATCATCATGATCGGTGTCAACTGTGGAGGTTCCGTAAGTCCTGTTACAGCACGAAAGATGATTTCAAACAAGTTTGGTGTTGACCCTGACACGGTTCATAAGGAAGAGATTGACAAGGGTCAGTTCATCATAGAGTATGAAGGTGGACACAAGGGCATAAAGATCGATGAGCTTGAAGAGGAAGGATATGGTCGGCGTTCCAACTGCCGACGCTGTAAGATGAAAATCCCCCGTCAGGCAGATATTGCAGCAGGAAATTGGGGAGTCATCGGAGATAAGGCAGGTAAGGCAACATTCCTTGAGATCTGTTCAGAGAAGGGTGCAAACCTTGTAAACAGTGCTCAGTCAAAGGGTGCTCTTGAGATCTCTCCTGCTGATCCAAAGGGTATTGATATCCGAGCGAAAGTCGAGAAGGCAATGTTCAACCTTGGTGATGAGTGGAGACACCGTGACTTTGAGGGCATGGGTAAAGGCAAGGACCGTCTGAAACTCATGATGTCGGAGTCTTCAAAATGCATCAAATGTTATGCCTGTGTTGAAGCATGTCCAATCTGCTATTGTATCGAGTGTTCTACCAAGAAGCCCTGGTACATTGCTCCCGGTGTTCTGCCAACCAGCTTCATGTTCCACCTGATAAGGTTTGCACATGTTTCAGACTCCTGTATCAATTGTGGTCAGTGTGAGGAACTTTGTCCAATGGAAATCCCGAATGCCCTTTTCATGCACTCTCAACAGGTTGAGATAGAGAAGATGTTTGGCCATATCCCGGGCCAGGATATGACGCCTCCAATTCATGCCTTTGTTGAGGAAAAGGCAGAACGTGCACGTCTCGATGCAACTGGCACCGATTCAATATACACCAATATCTTTACGGATGAATAA
- a CDS encoding Coenzyme F420 hydrogenase/dehydrogenase, beta subunit C-terminal domain, producing the protein MAATGDMIYAWTTDSGIAKKAECGGAVTTLLKYALENKIVDVVVAVKKGFDLYDAVPVAITDAKDLDQTAGSLHCGTLLMSTFIQKYLDGAKNMKVGVVVKGCDLMSMIELGKRNEINMNNVLTIGVNCGGSVNPIQARKMIKEKFGVDPDKVTKEEIDKGQFIIEYEGGHKGIKIDELEEEGYGRRSNCRRCKYKIPRQADLACGNWGVIGDKAGKATFIEICSDKGADIVSKAVSAKKLDTCAAEPKGIEIRGKTEGAMLKLGEKWRKKEFTALRDNLWDFIKKETSRCIKCYSCIEKCPVCISTPFVGRPESYMVRPGYIPSDPMFHLRRFASISDSCVNCGQCEELCPVEIPLALISHAIRVEGDNAYVPKLGAAPYKN; encoded by the coding sequence ATGGCAGCAACAGGCGACATGATTTATGCCTGGACAACTGACAGTGGTATTGCTAAAAAGGCAGAGTGTGGTGGTGCAGTAACGACCCTTTTAAAATATGCACTAGAAAACAAGATCGTTGATGTTGTTGTCGCAGTAAAGAAGGGATTTGATCTGTATGATGCCGTTCCCGTTGCCATAACCGATGCAAAGGATCTTGACCAGACAGCTGGGTCATTACACTGTGGTACCCTGCTCATGTCCACCTTTATCCAGAAATACCTGGACGGAGCAAAGAACATGAAAGTGGGTGTCGTAGTCAAAGGTTGCGACCTCATGAGCATGATTGAACTAGGTAAGAGGAACGAGATCAACATGAACAATGTCCTTACCATCGGTGTAAACTGTGGAGGTTCTGTAAATCCAATTCAGGCCCGGAAGATGATCAAGGAAAAGTTTGGTGTTGATCCAGACAAGGTTACTAAAGAAGAGATCGATAAGGGTCAGTTCATCATCGAGTATGAAGGCGGACACAAGGGCATCAAAATCGATGAACTTGAAGAAGAGGGTTATGGACGTCGTTCCAACTGTCGGCGATGTAAGTACAAAATCCCCCGTCAGGCAGACCTTGCCTGTGGAAATTGGGGAGTGATCGGAGATAAGGCTGGGAAGGCAACCTTTATTGAGATTTGTAGTGACAAAGGTGCTGATATCGTTTCAAAGGCAGTATCAGCTAAGAAACTGGATACCTGTGCTGCTGAACCAAAGGGAATCGAGATCAGAGGCAAGACAGAGGGAGCCATGCTTAAACTTGGTGAGAAATGGCGTAAGAAGGAGTTTACTGCACTTCGTGACAATCTCTGGGACTTCATTAAAAAGGAGACATCACGGTGTATCAAGTGCTACTCCTGTATTGAAAAGTGTCCGGTTTGTATCTCCACACCATTCGTGGGAAGGCCTGAATCATATATGGTCAGACCAGGGTATATCCCATCAGACCCAATGTTCCATCTTCGCCGGTTTGCATCCATCTCTGACAGTTGTGTAAATTGTGGTCAATGCGAAGAACTCTGTCCGGTTGAGATCCCCCTGGCTCTTATCTCACATGCCATCAGGGTTGAAGGGGATAATGCCTACGTTCCGAAACTCGGCGCTGCTCCATACAAAAACTAA
- a CDS encoding PAS domain-containing sensor histidine kinase, whose product MQDITEYKSLIGDLKNREELFRMIVTQSSDIFMIVSPKYEVTYISPNHSSLTGFLTEEVIGPAGKVVHPDDFPVVKSRLDRLINNISVIETAEFRTLKRDGSYVLLEGVGVNCIDNPAIQGILITARDITNRKKTERGLSLMTRLFKNISNSSPIFAALLDEHGFIVFSNRSFSKKNGNPDKEKNGRRIHELFKSDWETECSKILREVIEKGQPSVQECRIDLKEGERILSAVFFPISEDDRTFIGFIGLDITEQKSLICQLNKSINQNEVLERLVEERTAEIANLLEMKNLLITAIAHDLRTPLTPLIALLPLLENEDDTQKRTEIIQILEKNATRIASIIQTLLHFNDLGSPYRVEDESEINLKKLIDNLLNVHSIAANKKDISILTDIPDTICINSSLPHVISIFDNVITNALKYSYAGGTIRIYTEDLGQMVRICVQDNGVGLTEKDLSRIFEPFFKADPSRHDRSSSGLGLSVTKRLIMAIGGEIYIRSEGLGKGTEVEIRLKKMI is encoded by the coding sequence ATGCAGGATATTACCGAATATAAGTCTTTAATTGGGGATCTGAAAAACAGGGAGGAGTTATTCAGGATGATTGTCACCCAATCTTCAGACATCTTTATGATCGTCTCCCCCAAGTATGAAGTGACCTATATAAGTCCGAATCATTCTTCTTTAACGGGTTTTCTTACAGAAGAGGTCATTGGGCCTGCAGGCAAGGTTGTCCATCCCGATGATTTCCCGGTTGTAAAATCCAGGTTGGACAGACTTATAAACAATATTTCCGTGATCGAAACTGCAGAATTCAGAACACTAAAACGTGATGGTTCATATGTTCTCCTGGAAGGGGTAGGAGTAAATTGCATTGATAATCCGGCGATTCAGGGTATTCTGATTACCGCTCGAGATATTACCAACCGAAAGAAAACTGAACGGGGATTATCTCTGATGACGCGGTTATTCAAGAATATTTCGAATTCTTCTCCAATATTTGCAGCACTTCTTGATGAACATGGGTTCATCGTCTTTTCGAACCGATCATTCTCAAAAAAGAATGGCAATCCGGATAAAGAAAAAAATGGAAGGAGAATTCATGAGTTATTTAAATCAGATTGGGAGACAGAATGTTCAAAGATTCTTCGGGAAGTTATAGAAAAAGGACAGCCCTCGGTTCAGGAGTGCCGGATAGATCTCAAAGAGGGAGAGAGAATTTTATCTGCAGTTTTCTTCCCCATCTCTGAAGATGACAGGACATTTATCGGATTTATTGGATTGGATATTACCGAACAAAAATCATTGATCTGCCAGCTAAATAAGAGTATCAATCAGAACGAGGTCCTTGAAAGACTAGTCGAAGAACGGACTGCGGAAATCGCAAATTTATTGGAGATGAAAAATCTCCTCATTACCGCTATCGCTCATGATCTGAGAACTCCCCTTACTCCTCTTATCGCTCTACTCCCCTTACTTGAAAACGAGGATGATACACAGAAAAGAACTGAAATAATTCAAATTCTAGAGAAAAATGCCACTCGGATTGCATCAATTATACAGACACTTCTTCATTTCAATGACCTAGGATCACCATACCGGGTTGAAGATGAATCCGAAATAAATCTCAAAAAATTAATCGATAATTTGCTCAATGTCCATTCTATCGCCGCAAATAAAAAAGATATTTCCATTCTGACAGATATCCCTGATACGATTTGCATTAACTCTTCTTTACCCCATGTAATATCCATCTTTGATAATGTCATTACAAATGCCCTGAAATACTCATATGCAGGGGGCACCATCAGAATATATACCGAAGACCTTGGACAGATGGTCAGGATTTGTGTTCAGGATAATGGAGTGGGTCTGACAGAAAAGGATTTATCCAGGATTTTTGAACCTTTTTTTAAAGCCGATCCCTCCCGTCATGACCGTTCATCATCAGGTCTGGGCCTTTCTGTGACAAAACGATTAATCATGGCTATTGGGGGAGAAATATATATTCGAAGTGAGGGCCTGGGGAAAGGAACAGAAGTAGAGATCAGGTTGAAGAAAATGATCTGA
- the fdhF gene encoding formate dehydrogenase subunit alpha, with amino-acid sequence MSENSEIMKYVATTCPYCGVGCTLNLVVSNGKVVGVEPNQRSPINEGKLCPKGVTCWEHIHSPDRLTTPLIKKDGKFIEASWDEALDLVAKNLKVIYDKHGPKGLGFQTSCRTVNEDCYIFQKFARVGFKTNNVDNCARICHGPSVAGLSLSFGSGAATNGFEDALNADLILIWGSNAVEAHPLAGRRIAQAKKKGIQIIAVDPRYTMTARLADTYVRFNPSTHIALANSMMYWIIKEGLEDKKFIQDRVNGFEDLKKTVENYADAEAIHGVPLDVVKDIAFRYAKAKNAVIIYCLGITELTTGTDNVRSMGNLALLTGNVGREGVGVNPLRGQNNVQGACDMGAYPNVYSGYQKCEVAENRAKMEKAWSVTNLPDWYGATLTEQINQCGDEIKGMYILGLNPVVTYPSSNHVKAQLEKLDFLVVQDIFFTETCQYADVILPGACFAEKDGTFTSGERRINRVRKAVNPPGQAKEDIHIISELAAKMGFKGFELPTAKDVWDDMRAVTPSMFGATYEKLERPEGICWPCPTEEHPGTPILHREKFATADGKGNLFGIDYRPPAEVADAEYPFTLMTGRLIFHYHSRTQTDRAADLHREVPESYAQINIEDARRLGIKNNEYIKLKSRRGETTTLARVTDEVAPGVVYMTMHFADGVNNLTNTVLDPMSKMPELKHCAISIEKVGGN; translated from the coding sequence ATGAGTGAAAATTCAGAAATAATGAAATATGTGGCAACCACTTGTCCCTACTGTGGTGTTGGTTGTACATTAAACCTGGTTGTTAGTAATGGTAAGGTCGTTGGTGTTGAGCCAAACCAGAGATCTCCCATCAATGAAGGAAAACTTTGTCCAAAGGGAGTTACCTGCTGGGAACACATACACAGCCCTGACCGTCTGACCACTCCCTTGATTAAAAAGGACGGAAAGTTTATTGAGGCATCCTGGGATGAGGCACTAGATCTCGTTGCAAAGAACCTTAAGGTCATCTACGACAAACATGGCCCAAAAGGACTTGGATTCCAGACCTCCTGTAGAACCGTCAATGAAGATTGCTATATATTCCAGAAGTTCGCACGTGTTGGATTCAAGACAAACAACGTTGACAATTGTGCCCGGATCTGTCACGGACCATCTGTTGCAGGTCTTTCACTCTCCTTTGGTTCTGGTGCAGCAACAAATGGTTTTGAAGATGCACTGAACGCCGATTTAATTCTCATCTGGGGATCAAATGCAGTCGAAGCACATCCCCTGGCAGGTCGTCGGATTGCACAGGCGAAGAAGAAAGGCATACAGATTATTGCCGTTGACCCACGGTACACGATGACTGCCCGTTTGGCCGACACATATGTGCGGTTTAATCCATCAACCCATATCGCCCTTGCAAACTCTATGATGTACTGGATCATCAAAGAGGGCCTTGAAGATAAAAAATTCATTCAAGATCGTGTCAACGGGTTTGAAGATCTCAAGAAGACGGTTGAGAACTACGCCGATGCAGAAGCAATCCATGGGGTTCCCCTTGATGTTGTAAAAGATATAGCATTCAGATATGCAAAGGCAAAGAATGCAGTTATCATCTACTGTCTTGGAATCACTGAACTTACCACAGGTACTGATAATGTTAGATCCATGGGTAATCTTGCTCTTCTGACTGGAAACGTTGGTCGTGAGGGAGTAGGAGTCAACCCACTTCGTGGTCAGAACAATGTGCAGGGAGCATGTGACATGGGTGCATACCCGAATGTCTACTCTGGTTACCAGAAATGTGAAGTTGCAGAAAACCGTGCGAAGATGGAGAAGGCATGGAGTGTGACTAATCTCCCGGACTGGTACGGAGCAACCCTCACAGAACAGATCAACCAGTGCGGCGATGAGATCAAGGGAATGTATATCCTCGGTCTGAACCCCGTTGTAACCTATCCAAGTTCTAACCATGTTAAAGCACAGTTGGAAAAGCTTGACTTCCTCGTTGTACAAGATATATTTTTCACGGAAACCTGTCAATATGCAGATGTCATACTTCCAGGAGCCTGTTTTGCAGAGAAAGACGGAACCTTCACCAGTGGAGAACGCCGTATTAACCGGGTCAGAAAAGCAGTCAATCCACCAGGTCAGGCAAAAGAAGATATTCACATCATCTCTGAACTCGCTGCAAAGATGGGCTTTAAAGGTTTTGAACTTCCGACTGCAAAGGATGTATGGGATGACATGCGGGCGGTAACTCCGTCCATGTTCGGAGCAACCTACGAAAAACTTGAGAGGCCTGAAGGGATCTGCTGGCCATGTCCAACAGAGGAGCACCCGGGAACCCCAATTCTGCATCGGGAAAAGTTTGCTACTGCAGACGGCAAGGGTAATCTCTTTGGAATTGATTACCGGCCGCCAGCAGAAGTTGCTGACGCTGAGTATCCGTTCACCCTCATGACCGGACGGCTTATCTTCCACTATCATTCCAGAACCCAGACGGATCGTGCTGCAGACCTGCACCGCGAGGTTCCTGAATCATATGCCCAGATCAATATTGAGGATGCACGTCGTCTTGGTATTAAGAACAATGAGTACATCAAGCTGAAAAGCCGCCGTGGAGAGACCACAACACTCGCACGTGTCACCGATGAAGTCGCTCCAGGTGTTGTGTACATGACCATGCATTTTGCTGATGGTGTCAACAACCTGACCAATACCGTTCTTGATCCAATGTCCAAGATGCCGGAGCTCAAGCATTGTGCCATATCAATTGAAAAGGTTGGAGGGAACTAA
- the fdhF gene encoding formate dehydrogenase subunit alpha has protein sequence MSESNLVKYVQTTCPYCGVGCTLNLVVKNEKVVGVEPYKRSPINDGKLCPKGLTCWEHIHSPDRLTTPLIKKDGKFVEASWDEALDLVAKKLKETSDKYGPKAFGFQTSCRTVNEDCYIFQKFARVGFKTNNVDNCARICHGPSVAGLSLSFGSGAATNGFEDALNSDFILVWGSNALEAHPLAGRRLVQAKLKGIPIYAVDPRLSTTAKIADKWIQFNPSTHIALANSMMYWIIKADKHDKKFIEERVNGFEELKATVEKYADAEDIHGVPLETVKELAYKYASAKSAVIIYCLGVTELTTGTDNVRSMGNLALLTGNVGRPGTGVNPLRGQNNVQGACDMGAYPNVYSGYQKCEIAENRAKMEKAWGVTGLPDWYGQTLTEQINICGDEIKTMYILGLNPVVTYPDSNHVKRQLEKLDFLVVQDIFFTETCQYADVILPGACFAEKDGTFTSGERRINRVRKATNPPGKAKEDIWIISELAKKMGLKGFDLPTAKDVWDDMRNCTPSMFGATYEKLEKPESIVWPCPTLEHCGTPILHCEKFACADGKGNLFGIEYRPPAEVADAEYPFTMMTGRLIFHYHSRTQTDRSAALHYEVPASYVQINNEDARRLGIGQHEKILITSRRGKTETIAHVTDEIGPGVLYMTMHFNEGVNNLTNTVLDPMSKMPELKHCAVKVEKIGGN, from the coding sequence ATGAGCGAAAGCAATCTAGTTAAGTATGTACAAACCACCTGCCCCTATTGTGGTGTCGGGTGTACTCTGAACCTTGTTGTTAAGAATGAAAAGGTCGTCGGCGTAGAACCATATAAGCGAAGCCCTATTAATGACGGGAAACTCTGTCCAAAGGGTCTGACATGCTGGGAACATATCCACAGCCCTGACCGGCTAACGACACCTCTCATAAAAAAAGATGGGAAATTTGTCGAGGCGTCGTGGGATGAAGCTCTTGACCTTGTCGCAAAGAAATTGAAAGAAACATCCGACAAATACGGACCTAAAGCATTTGGATTTCAGACATCCTGCAGAACAGTAAATGAAGACTGTTATATCTTTCAAAAATTCGCCCGTGTCGGTTTTAAAACAAACAATGTTGATAACTGTGCACGTATCTGCCATGGGCCATCAGTAGCAGGCCTTTCCCTATCATTTGGATCTGGTGCAGCAACGAATGGCTTTGAAGATGCTCTAAATTCTGATTTTATCCTTGTATGGGGATCGAATGCTCTTGAAGCACACCCCCTTGCCGGGCGGCGTCTTGTCCAAGCAAAATTGAAAGGGATCCCTATCTATGCAGTTGACCCCCGTCTCTCAACCACAGCCAAGATTGCAGATAAGTGGATTCAGTTTAATCCGTCAACACACATTGCTCTGGCAAACTCGATGATGTACTGGATCATCAAAGCAGACAAACATGACAAGAAATTCATCGAAGAACGTGTGAACGGGTTTGAAGAACTCAAGGCGACGGTTGAAAAATATGCAGATGCTGAAGACATCCATGGCGTCCCACTTGAAACCGTAAAAGAACTGGCATATAAGTATGCATCAGCAAAGAGTGCAGTTATCATTTACTGTCTTGGAGTCACCGAACTGACCACCGGTACTGACAATGTCAGGTCTATGGGTAACCTTGCCCTGCTCACCGGAAATGTCGGCCGTCCTGGAACTGGTGTAAATCCCCTTCGTGGGCAGAACAATGTACAGGGTGCTTGTGATATGGGTGCATATCCAAATGTGTATTCTGGATATCAGAAGTGCGAAATTGCTGAAAACCGTGCAAAAATGGAGAAGGCATGGGGCGTGACAGGTCTTCCGGACTGGTATGGACAGACCCTTACTGAGCAGATTAACATCTGTGGGGATGAGATCAAGACGATGTATATCCTTGGTTTAAATCCGGTTGTCACTTATCCTGATTCCAACCACGTGAAAAGACAACTTGAAAAACTCGACTTTCTCGTTGTCCAGGATATTTTCTTTACAGAAACCTGTCAATATGCAGATGTTATCCTACCAGGGGCTTGTTTCGCCGAGAAGGATGGTACTTTCACCAGCGGTGAGCGCCGTATTAACCGTGTCAGAAAAGCAACCAACCCACCAGGCAAAGCAAAAGAAGATATCTGGATTATATCAGAACTTGCAAAGAAGATGGGTCTAAAGGGTTTTGATCTCCCGACTGCAAAAGACGTCTGGGATGATATGCGGAACTGTACCCCAAGCATGTTTGGTGCAACATACGAAAAACTTGAAAAACCTGAGTCTATTGTCTGGCCTTGTCCAACTCTCGAGCACTGTGGAACCCCGATCCTCCATTGTGAAAAATTCGCTTGTGCAGATGGAAAGGGTAACCTCTTTGGTATTGAATATCGCCCACCAGCAGAGGTTGCAGATGCTGAGTATCCGTTCACCATGATGACAGGCCGGCTCATATTCCATTACCACTCCAGGACACAGACCGACAGGAGTGCCGCTCTTCATTACGAAGTGCCTGCATCATATGTCCAGATCAACAACGAAGATGCAAGACGCCTCGGTATCGGACAGCATGAGAAGATCCTGATCACCAGCAGACGTGGAAAAACCGAGACCATCGCCCATGTAACCGATGAGATCGGACCTGGTGTCCTGTACATGACCATGCACTTTAATGAAGGTGTCAACAACCTGACGAACACTGTTCTTGATCCGATGTCCAAGATGCCGGAACTCAAGCACTGTGCTGTGAAAGTTGAAAAGATAGGGGGGAACTAA